The following proteins are co-located in the Vidua macroura isolate BioBank_ID:100142 chromosome 1, ASM2450914v1, whole genome shotgun sequence genome:
- the WIPF3 gene encoding LOW QUALITY PROTEIN: WAS/WASL-interacting protein family member 3 (The sequence of the model RefSeq protein was modified relative to this genomic sequence to represent the inferred CDS: deleted 1 base in 1 codon), translating to MPVPPPPPPPPPPPPPPPSGGPPPPPPSGGPPAPPPLSSYCQQVSSEIPKLRKEDQKARNALLADIQQGTRLRKVTQINDRSAPQIEKPKGANRDGGNPAVNKGGSQQPLGGLFAGGFPVLRPAGQRDMTGRPGQLSGGRAPSPRPSAPPSSGAAKANSTPSPPAEGPRAAVPPEIPGTSRAAAGAGPGRLSLPAPPPPPPASSKPSLTFPPPPPVPPPADRAAKTVTPGAAAPAPLPPPQADKPSKPQAGASHPPPPPPPPPPPPLPPVPPCGLPGRAAEASAAAAAPAEGRDCPLPPPPPPPPPPPHAQPPPPNRLSFPPSPAFSGADVPPPLPPKSPHLLSQVHKPSNIQSLPLPPTPGPPQPAAVVETRKKRPGRGAGTGTGKLVTPPQPPARSPTTELTSKSGVSAWATAHDPYTPLKNGNMHIIDDFESKFTFHSVEDFPPPDEFKPFQKTYPSKIPRDPSKNPPLRTHVR from the exons AGCTCTTACTGTCAACAGGTAAGCTCAGAGATACCAAAATTGCGAAAGGAAGACCAGAAAGCACGAAACGCACTCTTGGCTGATATCCAGCAGGGAACTCGCCTAAGAAAAGTGACCCAAATCAACGACCGCAGTGCACCACAGATTGAAA AACCCAAAGGAGCTAACAGAGATGGAGGTAACCCAGCTGTTAATAAAGGTGGCtctcagcagcctctgggagGTTTATTTGCTGGTGGCTTTCCTGTTCTCAGACCAGCAGGCCAGAGGGACATGACAG GGAGGCCTGGGCAGCTATCTGGAGGCCGAGCACCATCCCCCAGACCCTCCGCACCGCCGAGCAGCGGCGCTGCCAAGGCGAACAGCACCCCCTCGCCCCCGGCCGAGGGTCCAAGAGCAGCTGTCCCACCGGAGATTCCCGGCACCtcccgagcagcagcaggagcggGCCCCGGGCGGCTCAGCCTGCCCGCCCCCCCTCCACCGCCTCCCGCTTCCAGCAAGCCTTCCCTcaccttccctcctcctccccctgtgccccctccgGCCGATCGCGCTGCCAAGACGGTGACCCCCGGCgctgctgccccggccccgctccctccccctcagGCTGACAAACCCAGCAAGCCTCAAGCAGGCGCTTCGCacccgcccccgccgccccctcctcctcctcctcccccgctgccccccgtgcccccctgCGGGCTGCCGGGCAGGGCCGCCGAGGCCTCtgcggccgccgccgctccggccGAAGGAAGGGACTGTCCCCTGCCCCCGCCACCG CCCCCGCCTCCTCCGCCGCCACACGCCCAACCCCCGCCCCCAAACCGGctctcctttcccccctccccggccTTCAGCGGTGCCGACGTGCCCCCTCCGCTGCCCCCCAAGTCTCCCCACTTGCTGTCACAGGTCCATAAGCCAAGCAACATCCAGTCGCTGCCGCTGCCGCCCACCCCCGGCCCCCCTCAGCCCGCAGCCGTGGTGGAGACCAGGAAGAAGAGACCAGGCCGAGGCGCAG gaaccGGTACTGGGAAGCTGGTCACACCTCCACAGCCACCTGCAAGATCCCCAACGACTGAACTTACAAGCAAATCTGGAGTCTCAGCCTGGGCTACAGCTCATGACCCCTACACACcacttaaaaatggaaatatgcACATCATTG ATGACTTTGAATCAAAATTTACTTTCCATTCTGTGGAAGATTTCCCTCCACCTGATGAATTCAAACCATTTCAGAAAACGTATCCCAGCAAGATACCCAGAG ATCCCTCTAAAAATCCTCCATTAAGAACACACGTGAGATGA